Below is a genomic region from Paraburkholderia phenazinium.
TAGCGGATGCGTCCGATGCCGACGTCGACGCCATGGCTACCTATCTGCTCTCGCTGCAGACAGCAAGCGCTACAGCATTGACAGACGCGGCACCGCAAGAAGCACAAGCGCAAACGCAAACCGCCCCGGCCGACAACATGCACGTGCAAAATGGCGCCGTGCTCTTTAGCGCTACGTGCGCATCATGTCACGCAGCCCATGCGCCGATGACGACCTTTGGCGACCGGCCATCGCTCGCGCTGAGCACAGCCGTCAATGCGCAAGATCCACGCAATGCCCTGCGGCTGATTCTCGACGGGATTCCTAACGAACGTGGCACGCGCGGCCCGTACATGCCGGCCTTCGCCGGCACGCTCACCGACGCGCAGATTGCCGATCTCGCCGCGTACCTGCGTGCCAACTTCAGCAGCCAACCCGCATGGAACCTCGACGCAGCCAACGTCGAGAAACTGCGCCAGGAGACCAGCGAACCATGATGACACTCGTCGTGAATGGCGTACCCCATCAGCTCGATATCGATCCATCGACGCCGCTGCTCTACGCCTTGCGCAACCAGCTCGGCCTGCACGGCGCCAAGTTTGGTTGCGGTCTCGGCCAATGCGGTGCGTGCACGGTGATCGTCGGCGACGAGCCGGTGTTCTCGTGTCTGTTGCCCGTAGCAGCGGTCGGCACACGTCCCGTACGCACGATCGAAGGACTTGGTACCGTGGACAAGCCCGGCAAGCTGCAACAGGCGTTTATCGACAGGCAGGCAGCGCAGTGCGGCTACTGCATCGCCGGCATGGTGATGCGGGCTCAGGCGCTGCTCGAACGGGTGCCCTCACCCACCGACGAACAGATCCGCGCACACATGGAGCCGAACCTGTGCCGCTGCGGCACGCATATGCGGATACTCGCCGCGATTCGTGAAGCTGGGCAACACGCATGAGCAACGACACACCCGCCGCACCCGACAGCGTCAGCCGCCGCCGCTTTCTCGCGGCGGGCAGCGTGATGGTCGGCTTCACGCTGCTGCCTGCGGCGCGCGCGCTCGCGCAGACCACCACCACCGAAGCCGGCACCTTCACCGCGTCCGCGCCGAGCCTGCCGGGCAGTCTGAAAACGGCGCCGATGCTCGACGC
It encodes:
- a CDS encoding (2Fe-2S)-binding protein, which gives rise to MMTLVVNGVPHQLDIDPSTPLLYALRNQLGLHGAKFGCGLGQCGACTVIVGDEPVFSCLLPVAAVGTRPVRTIEGLGTVDKPGKLQQAFIDRQAAQCGYCIAGMVMRAQALLERVPSPTDEQIRAHMEPNLCRCGTHMRILAAIREAGQHA